In the Palaeococcus pacificus DY20341 genome, one interval contains:
- the glmM gene encoding phosphoglucosamine mutase, producing the protein MGKYFGTSGIREVVNEKLTPELALKVGKALGTFLGEGKVVVGMDTRTSGEMLKSALISGLLSTGVEVIDIGLSPTPLTGFAIKLYEADAGVTITASHNPPQYNGIKVWQKNGMAYTNEMENELEHILESESFKKAAWNEIGKLSYADPKEEYIKKALEVVNLDDSYTVVLDAGNGAGSILSPYLQRRLGNKVISLNADPSGYFVRELEPNAKSLEGLAKTVRVMKADVGIAHDGDADRIGVVDDEGRFVEYEVMLSLISGYMLRKFGKGKIITTVDAGFALDDYVKPLGGEVVRVKVGDVAVAEGIMRENAIFGGEPSGTWIMPQWNLTPDGIFAGALVLEMIDKLGPLSELAKEVPRYVTLRAKIPCPNGKKKKAMELIEKEALKSFSYKRLIDIDGVRIENDEWWILFRPSGTEPIMRITLEAHTKEKAEELMKKAKEVVERAIREA; encoded by the coding sequence ATGGGCAAGTATTTCGGTACGAGCGGAATAAGAGAAGTCGTGAACGAAAAGCTCACTCCAGAGCTGGCTTTAAAGGTCGGAAAAGCTTTGGGGACTTTTCTTGGAGAGGGTAAAGTCGTCGTTGGCATGGATACAAGGACGAGCGGTGAGATGCTTAAGAGTGCTCTCATAAGCGGGCTTTTGAGTACGGGAGTGGAAGTTATAGACATTGGGCTTTCTCCTACTCCGTTAACAGGCTTTGCGATTAAGCTCTATGAAGCAGATGCTGGAGTTACGATTACGGCTTCACACAATCCTCCTCAGTACAATGGAATAAAAGTATGGCAAAAGAATGGAATGGCCTACACGAATGAGATGGAAAACGAGCTTGAGCACATTCTAGAGAGCGAGAGCTTTAAGAAAGCCGCTTGGAACGAAATTGGAAAGCTCAGTTATGCTGACCCAAAGGAAGAATACATTAAAAAAGCCCTAGAAGTTGTTAATCTCGACGATTCTTACACAGTTGTCTTGGATGCGGGCAACGGTGCGGGCTCTATCCTAAGTCCTTACCTTCAAAGGAGACTCGGAAATAAAGTGATAAGCCTAAACGCAGACCCATCGGGCTATTTTGTTCGCGAATTAGAGCCAAACGCTAAGAGCCTTGAAGGGTTAGCAAAAACTGTGAGGGTTATGAAAGCCGATGTCGGAATTGCCCACGATGGTGACGCGGATAGAATTGGAGTCGTTGATGATGAGGGCCGCTTTGTTGAGTATGAGGTAATGCTTTCCTTAATAAGCGGCTACATGCTCCGCAAGTTTGGAAAAGGCAAGATCATAACGACGGTCGATGCAGGCTTCGCTTTGGACGATTACGTTAAGCCTTTAGGTGGAGAGGTTGTTAGAGTTAAGGTTGGTGATGTTGCTGTTGCAGAGGGAATCATGAGAGAGAATGCCATCTTTGGAGGAGAGCCAAGCGGCACTTGGATAATGCCTCAATGGAATCTAACTCCTGATGGAATCTTCGCTGGGGCATTGGTTTTGGAGATGATTGACAAGCTTGGGCCTTTGAGCGAGCTCGCGAAGGAAGTTCCACGCTACGTGACGCTTAGGGCAAAGATACCCTGTCCCAATGGGAAGAAGAAAAAAGCTATGGAGCTCATAGAAAAAGAAGCACTCAAGAGCTTCTCCTACAAGCGTTTGATTGACATTGATGGAGTAAGGATTGAGAACGACGAGTGGTGGATTCTCTTTAGGCCAAGCGGGACAGAGCCAATAATGCGCATTACTCTTGAGGCACACACGAAGGAGAAAGCGGAGGAGCTGATGAAGAAGGCCAAAGAAGTCGTGGAGAGGGCAATAAGGGAGGCTTGA
- a CDS encoding DUF257 family protein, which translates to MICNELELIFSNLKPGETVLIEYDSISSPELLLYIISRYCEKRGIQVIIDDIGDTLAEFITRLEIIGLPTDKLLKTDVIKIGGYRKLGNVVDRVEIDKYTLDFKYYGKIYDKWRANENISFNPVLGIHKLFLVAENNEAIRLVRNISTFVGNKTRIALYFINKQSMERRNPEIVPLLEEVATSVLEWKKTCRGTMLRVLKAPSEEICEKTVELSIEELREY; encoded by the coding sequence GTGATATGTAATGAGCTGGAACTCATTTTTTCTAACTTAAAACCCGGAGAGACTGTGCTAATTGAGTACGATTCAATTTCTTCCCCAGAGCTTCTGTTGTATATAATAAGCAGATACTGCGAGAAAAGGGGAATTCAAGTTATCATAGACGATATAGGCGATACTTTAGCAGAGTTCATAACACGATTGGAGATCATAGGACTCCCCACAGATAAGCTTCTGAAAACAGATGTAATAAAAATAGGTGGATATAGAAAGCTTGGTAACGTTGTAGATAGGGTTGAAATCGATAAATACACATTGGACTTTAAATATTACGGAAAGATTTACGATAAATGGCGTGCTAACGAGAATATCTCCTTTAATCCCGTGTTAGGAATTCATAAGCTCTTTTTAGTGGCAGAAAACAATGAAGCGATAAGGCTCGTGAGAAATATATCAACCTTTGTTGGAAATAAAACCAGGATCGCCCTTTATTTCATAAATAAACAATCTATGGAAAGGAGAAATCCGGAAATAGTGCCATTATTAGAAGAAGTCGCTACAAGCGTATTAGAATGGAAGAAGACATGTAGAGGGACTATGCTGCGAGTTCTCAAAGCACCCAGTGAAGAAATATGCGAGAAGACCGTCGAACTTTCAATTGAGGAGCTCAGAGAGTACTGA
- a CDS encoding alpha-amylase family glycosyl hydrolase yields the protein MRKIALVFMLLLMIPNALAYQIPEKGVIYQIMVDRFYDGNKSNNEPFYDSTHTNYYLYWGGDLEGIIEKLDYLQSLGVSMIWLSPINDNINRMAGASAPYHGYWTRDYKRIEEHFGDWETFERLVKEAKKRDICIIVDFVPNHSNPATDGEYASLYDNGTFITHYYKDKENATLNPYTSSLENIYRHNGNIENWYGWEMKSKNLFGLADFNHLNPWVDSYLKESLDLFIQAGACGFRIDAVKHMDLGWLTSFYAHAYQKEPLFIFGEYYKLSYATDDDMFHFYQYANVSPLLSIPIRGNIFTTLGFGGSFEDLAKELEKYYSQFIYPNKAVNFLDSHDLPRFLSESRSKEGYHMALGLIMTLPGIPVIYYGDESYLVSKDGKGDPYNRPMMIFDNTTEAARIIRTLAELREENNALAYGDFRTLHMSYTTWAFERSFGGERVLVVLNKREDKALEIPLNWSDGTYRDVLYGVEMSVKNGRATLEAPKNRILVFSYLGKQEKPLIGSVTPYFAQPGDKVLLGGVAFGKGGKVIVKSEEEKKDAEILEWKEDMIVFEMPKIKTKEAWVNVTVENNGERSNAMRIRYLSGEQTPALLVINESYINTTGQLWIKGDIPELAEPIPLYKSSTGYYFQVVSLPKGATFEVQLYRGLPWGELEPLNVTLYGRANTTVILSEEPIEHETMSSGQICGVGVILAISLVVLLFRRS from the coding sequence ATGAGGAAGATCGCTTTAGTGTTTATGCTCCTGCTCATGATTCCCAACGCTTTAGCATATCAAATTCCCGAGAAAGGAGTTATCTATCAAATAATGGTCGACCGCTTTTACGATGGAAATAAAAGCAACAATGAGCCATTTTACGACTCTACGCACACCAACTACTACCTCTACTGGGGTGGAGATTTGGAGGGAATAATAGAGAAGCTTGACTACCTCCAAAGCCTCGGCGTTAGCATGATATGGCTCTCACCCATCAACGACAACATAAACAGGATGGCGGGGGCGAGTGCCCCGTACCACGGCTACTGGACGCGCGATTATAAAAGAATAGAGGAGCACTTTGGGGACTGGGAAACCTTTGAGCGCCTTGTAAAAGAGGCAAAAAAGAGAGACATATGTATAATAGTGGATTTTGTTCCCAATCACTCCAATCCAGCAACCGATGGAGAGTATGCATCGCTCTACGACAACGGCACTTTCATTACACACTACTACAAAGACAAGGAGAACGCAACGCTAAATCCCTACACTAGCAGTTTAGAGAACATTTATCGCCATAATGGGAACATAGAGAACTGGTACGGCTGGGAAATGAAATCAAAGAACCTCTTTGGATTGGCGGACTTCAACCACCTCAATCCTTGGGTTGATAGTTACCTAAAGGAGAGTCTCGATTTGTTCATTCAAGCCGGCGCCTGCGGCTTTAGAATAGATGCGGTAAAGCATATGGACCTGGGCTGGCTGACGAGCTTTTATGCTCACGCCTATCAAAAAGAGCCTCTCTTCATTTTCGGCGAATACTATAAGCTGAGCTATGCTACTGACGACGATATGTTCCACTTTTACCAGTACGCAAACGTTTCGCCGCTCTTAAGTATTCCCATAAGAGGGAACATCTTCACCACACTGGGCTTTGGTGGCAGCTTTGAAGACCTCGCCAAAGAGCTCGAGAAGTATTACTCTCAATTTATTTACCCCAACAAGGCTGTAAACTTCCTCGACAGCCATGACCTTCCAAGGTTTCTAAGCGAAAGCCGGAGCAAAGAAGGCTATCACATGGCTTTGGGCTTGATTATGACTTTGCCTGGCATCCCTGTGATTTACTACGGAGATGAGAGCTATTTGGTGAGCAAAGACGGCAAAGGTGACCCCTACAACAGGCCAATGATGATTTTTGACAACACCACCGAGGCGGCGAGGATAATAAGGACTTTAGCAGAGCTCAGGGAGGAGAATAATGCTTTAGCTTACGGGGATTTTAGGACATTGCACATGAGCTACACAACTTGGGCATTCGAGCGGAGCTTTGGCGGGGAGCGCGTTTTAGTGGTGCTCAATAAGAGGGAAGATAAGGCTTTGGAAATTCCGCTCAACTGGAGCGATGGGACTTATAGAGACGTTCTCTACGGTGTCGAGATGAGCGTTAAAAATGGCAGAGCTACTTTGGAGGCTCCAAAGAATAGAATTTTGGTGTTCTCATACCTCGGAAAGCAGGAAAAGCCGCTTATAGGTTCGGTTACTCCATACTTCGCTCAGCCTGGAGACAAAGTCCTCCTCGGAGGCGTTGCTTTTGGAAAGGGAGGAAAAGTCATAGTCAAGAGCGAAGAAGAGAAAAAAGACGCCGAGATTCTGGAGTGGAAAGAGGATATGATAGTCTTCGAGATGCCAAAAATCAAGACGAAAGAGGCATGGGTGAATGTAACCGTCGAGAACAATGGAGAAAGGAGCAACGCTATGAGAATAAGATATTTGAGCGGGGAGCAGACTCCAGCTCTACTCGTCATCAACGAGAGCTACATCAATACAACAGGGCAGCTCTGGATTAAAGGCGACATACCAGAGCTGGCTGAGCCAATACCTCTCTACAAATCCAGCACAGGTTACTACTTCCAAGTCGTCAGCCTTCCAAAGGGTGCCACTTTTGAAGTTCAGCTCTACAGAGGCTTGCCTTGGGGTGAGCTTGAGCCCTTAAACGTTACACTATACGGCAGAGCAAATACAACTGTAATTTTAAGCGAAGAACCCATTGAACATGAAACAATGAGCTCAGGCCAAATCTGCGGAGTAGGCGTGATTTTAGCAATCTCTCTAGTGGTTTTGCTCTTTAGGAGGAGCTAA
- a CDS encoding BtpA/SgcQ family protein yields MNFERKLLIGMVHLKPLPGSYLYEKNFDEVIDHAVIEAKKLEKAGFDAIMVENFNDVPFPKTVEPITIASLSVVAKAIKEEISLPLGINVLRNDGVAAYSIAYAVKADFIRVNVLSGVAYTDQGIIEGIAYELAKLRKSLPSKIKVFADVHVKHAYHFGDFEEALNDTIERGLADAVIISGKRTGGEVDSEKLKKAKELSSVPILVGSGTTYDNLPKLWKYADGFIVGTWIKKEGKTKNDIDVERAKRLVELAEELRKSL; encoded by the coding sequence ATGAACTTTGAAAGAAAGCTCCTCATAGGTATGGTTCACCTCAAGCCTTTGCCGGGCTCTTACCTTTACGAAAAGAACTTTGATGAGGTCATAGACCATGCAGTAATCGAAGCTAAAAAGTTAGAAAAAGCGGGCTTTGATGCCATAATGGTTGAGAACTTCAATGATGTGCCGTTTCCAAAGACAGTCGAACCCATAACCATTGCTTCTTTAAGTGTTGTTGCAAAAGCTATTAAGGAGGAAATTTCCCTCCCGCTCGGCATTAACGTTTTAAGAAATGATGGGGTAGCGGCTTATTCAATAGCATATGCTGTGAAGGCAGACTTCATAAGAGTGAACGTTCTCAGTGGAGTGGCGTACACCGATCAGGGCATCATTGAAGGAATTGCCTATGAGCTGGCAAAGCTTAGAAAATCCTTACCGAGCAAAATCAAGGTTTTTGCTGATGTGCACGTTAAGCATGCGTATCACTTTGGAGACTTTGAGGAAGCCTTGAACGACACAATCGAGAGAGGTTTAGCTGATGCTGTAATTATAAGCGGAAAGAGGACAGGCGGTGAAGTTGACTCAGAAAAGCTTAAAAAAGCTAAAGAGCTCTCAAGCGTCCCTATTTTGGTTGGTTCAGGCACAACTTACGACAATCTACCGAAGCTCTGGAAGTATGCAGATGGCTTTATAGTGGGAACTTGGATTAAGAAGGAGGGAAAAACAAAAAATGACATCGATGTGGAGAGGGCTAAACGTTTGGTGGAGCTTGCTGAGGAGCTTAGGAAGAGTTTGTAG
- a CDS encoding class I SAM-dependent methyltransferase, producing MTKKTEWEDFFDREASHYLKEPFTKYTKEEVEFLLNEFQLPEGAKILDVGCGVGRHSIELAKRGYRVTGIDLSRGMLEEARKRAQKEGVEVEFIKADATKFKREEEFDAAICLCEGAFSLIGSSDDPIEHDLAILKNIYESLKPGGKFILTALSALSRIKGASNEDIAKGTFDPNTMTFFEEIEAPDGTKVPIRERVYVPTELYLMFKMVGFEVKAIWGGTAGRWGKRKVDLDDIEIMVIAEKPAGGEV from the coding sequence ATGACAAAAAAGACTGAATGGGAAGACTTTTTTGATAGAGAAGCAAGTCACTACTTGAAAGAGCCGTTTACTAAATACACAAAAGAGGAAGTAGAGTTTTTATTAAATGAGTTTCAGCTGCCAGAAGGAGCCAAAATATTGGATGTTGGCTGTGGTGTCGGAAGGCACTCAATAGAGCTTGCAAAAAGAGGATACAGAGTAACAGGAATAGATCTTTCCCGAGGAATGCTTGAAGAAGCAAGAAAACGAGCTCAAAAAGAAGGTGTTGAAGTGGAGTTCATAAAAGCAGATGCTACGAAGTTTAAGCGTGAGGAGGAATTTGACGCTGCCATATGCCTCTGCGAAGGTGCTTTTTCGTTAATCGGTTCAAGTGACGACCCAATAGAGCACGACTTGGCGATACTCAAGAACATTTATGAGTCCTTAAAGCCCGGCGGAAAATTTATCTTGACCGCCTTAAGTGCTCTTTCAAGAATTAAAGGAGCATCAAACGAGGACATAGCCAAAGGAACCTTTGACCCAAACACCATGACGTTCTTTGAAGAAATTGAGGCACCTGATGGCACAAAAGTCCCGATTAGAGAACGTGTTTACGTCCCTACAGAGCTTTACTTGATGTTCAAAATGGTAGGGTTTGAAGTAAAAGCCATTTGGGGAGGCACTGCTGGAAGATGGGGAAAGAGGAAAGTAGATTTGGATGACATAGAGATTATGGTCATAGCAGAAAAACCTGCAGGCGGAGAAGTTTAA
- a CDS encoding DUF835 domain-containing protein, whose amino-acid sequence MAEISQMLIPLNLVGGFGILIVIYNGLKYRNKFFRSFNSLKRIYDAFLLGFMMVFLGILLAFYKINKTYTTLDVLLNVIILAVLLIFGLSWTKLVKNLVEGIESCATFYGEVKGLGIASGLYLCKDRDSCLNFSKSLLERFPSMIICRDPCEVLKKRLGFEDQVKCWWLTKVEGENVIHPTRLPFLTYNITEFINGEGKRFVLLDGIEYLVLENGFDAIYKFLTTLKDYAILYDSIILVPIDPEAYEHKEYGLLLREFEILEEKKALFSNTGNVYVF is encoded by the coding sequence GTGGCTGAAATTAGTCAGATGTTAATCCCACTAAATCTGGTTGGAGGATTTGGGATTTTGATTGTAATTTATAATGGACTTAAGTATCGAAATAAGTTTTTTAGATCATTTAACAGCTTAAAACGAATCTATGACGCTTTTCTCCTAGGATTCATGATGGTGTTTCTAGGGATTCTTTTGGCATTCTATAAAATAAATAAGACATACACAACTTTAGATGTGCTCTTAAATGTCATTATTTTGGCTGTACTTTTGATATTTGGTCTCTCCTGGACGAAGCTGGTTAAAAACTTGGTAGAGGGCATAGAATCCTGTGCCACATTCTACGGGGAAGTTAAAGGGCTAGGGATAGCGTCTGGCCTCTATCTATGTAAGGATAGGGATTCGTGCCTAAACTTCTCCAAATCTCTTTTGGAGAGATTTCCAAGCATGATCATTTGCAGAGACCCATGTGAAGTGCTTAAAAAGAGGCTTGGATTTGAGGATCAAGTAAAGTGCTGGTGGCTCACAAAAGTTGAGGGGGAAAACGTTATCCATCCTACTCGGCTTCCATTTTTAACATACAACATAACTGAATTTATTAACGGGGAGGGCAAGAGGTTTGTTCTGCTTGATGGCATAGAGTACCTCGTGCTTGAGAACGGCTTTGATGCAATATACAAGTTCTTAACGACTCTTAAAGACTACGCTATACTCTATGATTCAATAATTTTGGTGCCGATAGATCCAGAGGCCTACGAGCACAAAGAGTACGGTCTCTTGTTGAGGGAATTTGAGATATTGGAGGAAAAGAAAGCTTTGTTCTCCAACACTGGTAATGTTTATGTCTTCTGA
- a CDS encoding IGHMBP2 family helicase, translating to MMKFRNYEEYSRHFSKLIQLEREEEMKQHREEIEKLSGEKREKLGRAVLHLNGKDVGRGLGGSYLVKFGRKSFPETEISIGDLVIVSRGKPKKDDPQGTVVEKGKNFLIVAFDKKPPRWVYGRELRLDLYANDITFQRMLEALKVFKREEFSKIRGVILGGKSPSFRPLRSKIEFLNKDLNPSQKMAVKRSLEAQELFLIHGPPGTGKTTTLVESIIQHVRKGYKVLAAADSNVAVDNLVEKLAGYGIKVVRIGNPARVSKSLLEHTLDYLVQYEESFKKSEEIWEKIDKLREEQRKYTKPTPQWRRGLSDEQIKSLARSGRSSRGVPLRRLQEMARWLELQERINALVKKARALEMNAVSKILDSAQVVCSTNSTAGSEILFGRKFDVVFIDEATQAVEPSCLIPITKGKKIVMAGDHKQLPPTILSEKAKPLEYTLFERLLDVYGENIKELLRVQYRMNEKIMEFPNKEFYGGLLMAHPSVARHTLEDFNLKLSGLEDADEWLKKSLTPAQPVSFIDTFGKCRERKRRGSTSWENPGEARIVEEIVRKLLEIGLKAEHIGVITPYDDQVDVLRRKLGKIDGLEIKSVDGYQGREKEVIVISFVRSNDRGEIGFLKDLRRLNVAITRAKRKLIMVGDSKTLSNNGVYRRLIEHVKDMGGYVDFS from the coding sequence ATGATGAAGTTTAGGAACTATGAAGAGTATTCAAGGCACTTCTCTAAGCTCATCCAGTTAGAGAGAGAAGAGGAGATGAAGCAACATAGGGAGGAAATTGAGAAACTAAGTGGCGAGAAAAGGGAAAAGCTTGGTAGAGCGGTTCTTCACTTAAACGGAAAAGATGTGGGCAGAGGTTTAGGAGGAAGCTATCTAGTTAAGTTTGGAAGGAAGAGCTTCCCTGAGACGGAAATAAGCATCGGTGATTTGGTAATTGTGAGTAGAGGAAAGCCAAAAAAGGATGATCCTCAGGGGACTGTGGTGGAGAAAGGGAAGAATTTTCTCATAGTAGCTTTTGATAAGAAGCCTCCTCGTTGGGTATATGGCCGAGAGCTGCGGCTCGATTTATATGCCAACGACATAACTTTTCAAAGAATGCTCGAGGCTTTGAAGGTATTTAAACGAGAGGAGTTTTCAAAAATTCGGGGTGTGATTTTAGGGGGAAAAAGTCCCTCTTTTAGACCTCTCCGGTCAAAAATAGAATTTTTAAATAAAGATTTAAATCCCTCTCAAAAGATGGCTGTTAAGCGCTCCCTTGAGGCTCAGGAGCTCTTTTTAATCCACGGGCCTCCTGGAACAGGCAAAACAACCACATTGGTGGAGTCGATAATCCAGCATGTTAGGAAGGGCTACAAAGTTCTAGCGGCGGCTGATTCAAACGTAGCCGTCGATAATTTGGTGGAGAAGCTCGCCGGTTACGGTATCAAAGTAGTACGTATAGGAAACCCTGCTAGAGTTAGCAAATCCCTTTTAGAGCACACTTTGGACTATTTGGTCCAATATGAGGAGTCTTTTAAGAAGTCAGAGGAGATATGGGAGAAGATTGATAAGCTAAGGGAAGAGCAGAGAAAATACACGAAGCCTACTCCACAATGGCGTCGTGGCTTGAGTGACGAACAAATAAAAAGTCTTGCGAGAAGTGGGAGGAGCTCGAGAGGAGTTCCTTTAAGGAGACTTCAAGAGATGGCTAGGTGGCTTGAACTCCAGGAGAGAATAAATGCTCTCGTAAAGAAAGCGAGAGCGTTGGAGATGAACGCTGTTTCGAAGATTCTCGATAGTGCGCAAGTGGTCTGCTCTACGAACTCGACGGCTGGGAGTGAAATTTTATTTGGGCGAAAGTTTGATGTGGTCTTCATTGACGAAGCAACACAGGCGGTTGAGCCTTCCTGCTTGATCCCCATAACTAAAGGGAAGAAGATAGTTATGGCTGGAGACCACAAGCAGTTGCCCCCAACAATTTTGAGCGAGAAGGCAAAGCCTCTGGAGTACACTTTATTTGAGCGGCTCTTAGATGTTTATGGCGAGAATATAAAGGAGCTTTTGAGGGTTCAGTACAGGATGAACGAGAAGATAATGGAATTTCCGAACAAAGAATTCTACGGCGGGCTTTTAATGGCTCACCCAAGCGTAGCGAGGCATACTTTAGAGGACTTTAACCTTAAGTTGAGTGGTTTAGAGGATGCTGATGAGTGGCTTAAAAAATCTTTAACCCCTGCGCAGCCAGTATCTTTTATAGATACTTTTGGAAAATGCCGTGAGCGGAAGCGCAGAGGCTCAACCTCTTGGGAAAACCCGGGCGAAGCGCGCATCGTGGAAGAGATCGTTAGAAAGCTCCTTGAGATTGGGCTGAAAGCTGAGCACATTGGAGTAATCACGCCCTACGATGACCAGGTTGATGTTCTCAGGCGAAAGCTTGGGAAAATAGATGGACTTGAGATTAAGAGCGTTGATGGCTATCAAGGGCGTGAGAAGGAGGTCATTGTAATTTCATTTGTGCGCTCAAATGATAGGGGCGAAATTGGATTTTTGAAGGATTTGAGGCGCTTGAACGTTGCCATAACAAGGGCGAAGAGAAAGCTCATTATGGTTGGCGACTCAAAGACGCTCTCGAACAATGGAGTGTACAGGAGGTTAATTGAACACGTCAAAGATATGGGCGGGTATGTGGACTTTTCCTAA
- a CDS encoding GNAT family N-acetyltransferase: MSDLIIRKARESDLHEIKSLMVELIETLESEEGINKNAILENCRKILKAPNAHLLVAELNGKIVGALHLNIRRTILHSAPSGLIDELVVSKEHRGMGIGGNLIEAAVELCRELGCVEVEVSTEISNLRAREFYKSMGFEESGILLEMDLD, translated from the coding sequence ATGAGCGATCTCATTATTAGAAAAGCCCGAGAGTCAGATTTGCACGAAATTAAAAGCCTTATGGTAGAGCTCATTGAAACCCTCGAAAGCGAAGAGGGCATAAATAAAAATGCCATACTTGAGAACTGCAGGAAAATTCTAAAGGCCCCAAATGCGCATTTATTGGTCGCGGAATTAAACGGGAAAATAGTGGGAGCTCTTCACTTAAACATCCGCAGGACGATTCTCCACTCCGCACCTTCTGGGCTGATTGATGAGCTCGTTGTATCCAAGGAGCACAGAGGGATGGGAATAGGAGGAAATCTTATAGAGGCTGCTGTGGAGCTGTGCAGGGAGTTGGGATGCGTCGAGGTTGAAGTGAGCACGGAGATTAGCAACCTCAGAGCTAGGGAGTTCTACAAAAGCATGGGGTTCGAGGAGAGTGGAATTTTATTAGAAATGGATTTGGATTAA
- a CDS encoding AAA family ATPase codes for MIIGVVGKIAAGKTTIAKFLEEFGFCRVSCSDPLIDLLTHNVEEYSWVPELPEKAEPTRDKLIDYGKYLKERYGEDILIRLALDKKRHCENVVIDGVRSRGEIEAVKRHSGIVLYVDAPSEVRYERLKQRNASKDKVIQSYEDFLKMDEAEEELYHTSKLKHLADFVVSNDGTLEELKSKVVELLKSTL; via the coding sequence ATGATAATAGGTGTAGTTGGTAAAATAGCAGCAGGCAAAACAACGATAGCAAAGTTTTTGGAGGAGTTCGGCTTTTGTAGAGTCTCATGCAGCGATCCACTCATCGATTTGCTAACACACAATGTTGAAGAGTATTCTTGGGTTCCTGAGCTTCCGGAAAAAGCTGAGCCTACGAGGGATAAGCTGATTGATTATGGAAAATACCTCAAGGAAAGGTATGGGGAGGATATTCTCATCAGGCTTGCTCTCGATAAAAAAAGACACTGTGAAAATGTTGTTATTGATGGAGTGCGCTCAAGGGGAGAGATTGAGGCCGTCAAGCGCCATAGTGGTATTGTTCTCTATGTGGACGCCCCTTCTGAGGTTAGGTATGAGCGTTTGAAGCAGAGAAATGCCAGCAAGGATAAGGTAATTCAGAGCTATGAAGACTTTCTCAAAATGGATGAAGCTGAGGAGGAACTTTACCATACAAGCAAGCTCAAACATCTAGCAGATTTTGTGGTGTCAAATGATGGGACGCTTGAGGAGCTCAAAAGTAAAGTTGTGGAACTTTTAAAGAGCACCCTTTAA
- a CDS encoding flavodoxin family protein: protein MKVLIVYLSIHHGNTKKVAKAMGEVLNAELAKPWAVNPEELEKYDLIGFGSGIYWWRHHWALLKLVEDLPRMEGKKAFIFSTAGMNIPWYNHRALRRELKEKGFQIVGEFSCRGWDTNGWLAKIGGINKGHPNEKDLERARRFAKELKRNLHPFHPKS from the coding sequence ATGAAAGTGCTGATTGTTTACCTCTCCATCCATCACGGGAACACCAAAAAAGTCGCAAAGGCCATGGGTGAGGTTCTAAACGCTGAGCTTGCCAAGCCCTGGGCGGTTAATCCCGAGGAGCTCGAAAAGTATGATTTGATAGGCTTTGGCTCGGGGATTTACTGGTGGAGACATCACTGGGCACTCCTTAAACTCGTGGAGGATCTTCCAAGAATGGAAGGAAAGAAGGCTTTTATCTTCTCAACAGCCGGAATGAACATCCCGTGGTACAACCACAGAGCCCTCAGGAGAGAGCTCAAAGAGAAAGGCTTTCAAATTGTTGGAGAGTTCTCATGCAGAGGCTGGGACACAAACGGCTGGCTCGCCAAAATAGGCGGCATAAATAAGGGGCATCCAAACGAGAAGGATTTAGAGAGAGCGAGGAGGTTTGCCAAGGAGTTGAAAAGAAATTTACATCCTTTCCACCCTAAATCTTGA
- a CDS encoding PH domain-containing protein, translating to MSEEKLPKGILENLYPDEDVLYAIKKKFSLEAKPKWLVVTNLRILYIDEKILGRYDLTAIPYEKLELVYVKVGKVSSEFIIKKEDGEEIKLSRMDKEEAKNAIGAIRDALNEIAVEPVTIERKKHLMSEEWIIHKPREVVSRSIRMESRRFTAKTEDPLEKLKKLKELYDMGVITQEEYEEKRKKLLEQI from the coding sequence ATGAGCGAAGAAAAACTTCCAAAAGGAATTCTTGAAAACCTTTATCCCGATGAGGATGTGCTGTATGCAATTAAGAAGAAGTTCAGCCTTGAAGCAAAGCCAAAATGGCTGGTTGTAACAAATTTAAGGATTCTCTACATTGATGAGAAGATTTTGGGCAGATACGACTTAACAGCTATTCCCTATGAAAAGCTTGAGCTTGTGTATGTAAAGGTGGGTAAGGTCTCTTCAGAGTTTATAATCAAGAAAGAGGATGGAGAGGAAATTAAGCTCTCAAGGATGGATAAAGAAGAGGCTAAGAATGCTATTGGAGCGATAAGGGATGCTTTAAATGAGATTGCTGTTGAGCCTGTGACTATTGAAAGAAAGAAGCACCTCATGAGCGAAGAGTGGATTATCCACAAGCCTAGGGAAGTGGTTAGCAGGTCAATAAGAATGGAGTCTAGAAGGTTTACAGCCAAAACGGAGGACCCGCTTGAGAAGCTCAAAAAGCTCAAAGAGCTCTATGATATGGGTGTGATAACTCAGGAGGAGTACGAAGAAAAGAGAAAGAAGCTCTTGGAGCAGATTTGA